The Prevotella sp. E2-28 genome includes the window TAATTGAAAGAAAATGAGTTACTTTGCATCCGATTTTCAAAATGATTATCGTAAAAAGATTGAATATTAACATTAAAAAAGAAAAAAATTATGTCAGAAATTGAAAGCAAAGTAAAGGCTATTATCGTAGACAAACTGGGTGTTGACGAGGCAGAAGTAAAGCCCGAGGCAAGTTTCACCAATGATCTGGGCGCAGATTCACTGGATACCGTTGAGCTCATCATGGAGTTTGAGAAGGAGTTCGGCATTTCTATTCCTGACGATAAGGCAGAGAAGATTGGCACCGTTGCTGATGCTATCGCTTATATCGAAGAGAACGCAAAATAAATTATTCAGAATTGAAGGATTGAAGAATTGAAGAATGGAAGTTCAGGCTTCATCCTGGATTCGTTCTTCAATTTTTCAATTTTTTAATTTTTCAATTTTAAGCTTATGGAATTAAAAAGAGTGGTTGTGACAGGCCTTGGCGCAGTCACCCCTGTGGGAAACACACCCGACGAAATGTGGAAGAACCTCCTTGCAGGAGTTAGTGGCG containing:
- a CDS encoding acyl carrier protein, with amino-acid sequence MSEIESKVKAIIVDKLGVDEAEVKPEASFTNDLGADSLDTVELIMEFEKEFGISIPDDKAEKIGTVADAIAYIEENAK